The Pangasianodon hypophthalmus isolate fPanHyp1 chromosome 25, fPanHyp1.pri, whole genome shotgun sequence nucleotide sequence AAACATTTTCTGGATAATTAAAAGCACTTGGAGTTTATTCAGTTGGATCACGTCCTGTATGAGTGTCGTCATGGAGACCGTCTGTTTAACACACATACTTAAATTCTCCATAAACCATAAACCCTattccatacacacactcatcacaaatactatgtagtgcactaatgtacggtgtgcaaacatttgcactgaactgcagacagacagtgcgtgtgagtgtgtgtgtgtgtgcgtgtgtgttctcacAGTGAAAGGGCAGGTGTTGAGCCTCATGACTGTGTGTATTGtgattgctctgtgtgtgtgttaatgtgtgtgtgtgtgtgttaatgtgtgtgtgtgttaatgtgtgtgtggtgcttaGAAACATCCAGCTGCAGTTAGATATGAAAAGCGGAGATCAATTTACCTTAATGAGCCGAACGATTTCATCATTTCCACCtattcacacacgcacacacacacacacacacacacacgcacacacacacacgcacacacacacagacacacacacacgcacacacacacgcacacgcacgcacacacgcacgcgcacacacacagacacacacacacagacacacacacacacacacacgcacacacacgcacgcacacacacacacacacacacacgcacacacgcacacagacacacacgcacgcacgcacacacgcacacgcacgcacgcgcacacacacgcacgcacacacacacacacacactcattccacacacggacacacggacacacacacacacacacacacgcacacacagtgctgTCTCTTACTGAATGACAAATCACTCCATTCTGGCCTCCATCGCACACgtaatcactgatatgaagttttttaaggagatgtttatgtaacatgtatggaaggagtctccagtgtcagcgctttgtaacagtcagaggtaaagctgtaactttaacttttccaACCTcttttacgcttctttgcggtttctcagtaacatgacgagctgcgacagagaaagagaggcggTGACAGAGCGTGATAGAGGTGAGAAGAACGTGAGATGGTgggaagtgggcggagcttccagGGTCAGTTTATATGAGAAATTCAAAACACctacaactgtcaatcattccagattcacacGTCGAGTCTTTTGGTGTATTTCTGAGTGAGAACATTAAACTGCAGATGTGTGAAGGTTAGCAGGTCTGTAACTACCTTTACACACGTCATACACACATGTATTTTAACACGCTTCattaattaacttttaaaataaaagctataGAGCACGCTGATGTGTTTCATGTACACTTCCTCACACTGCCGTGGTTTTGAAGGACACATGATGATGTTTATCGGTGAATAACGACGGTTGCTATAGGAACATGACTGACTTCTCTAATATCAGTGAAGCGGCTGTAGGAGCACACACCGCCGTCCTGAGCTTCATATCCCACACTGCTGCATGCGCACTGCACTGAGCGCCGACTCCTCATCTGTTACTCTACACTTCTGTAAGCTTCTCACTCCACTTacatttgttaatgttactgagCTAATATACTGATGTacagttctctctctttctctctgtgtgtgtgcgtgtgtgtgtgcgtgtgtgtgtgtgcgtgcttgtcCTCATTTTCTTTCCTGCTTCCCTAACAGGGTTAAAAAGTGACCTTATTTCAAATGTGTGAATTtctcaaaaaatatttattattattatatctatgTATCAGATTAggattgttataattattacacTATGATGAGTaactactatttatttattttttatcttgaTGCTTTTGCCCCTTTTTTTCACCTCACACTCTCTGTACCTCAGCACAATTCTGCCTTACTGCCAAACTCATCTCTCCAACAGAAAAGCacatagtgtgtgtgcagaacaaaagcagagagagagagagaaagacagagacagagagagacagagagagagagaacagccaGAGTCATCCCTCAGTTCCACTTTCATCAAGCACACATCGTAAGCCTCGGAGCAGTGATACTGATAACACACTGATCCTCATCAGCTAGCGATGCTGTGATCAGCTAACATCACTGCAGCTAGCACGCTGATTTGACCTGCAACGTTACAAGTTTGCATATTACAATCCAACCATcttcataaacacatttatatccactatatggccaaaagtatgtgcacccctgaccatcacactcatgtgtttcttccccaaacacacagttgtatagaacgtctctgtgtgctgtagctttacagtttcccttcactggaactaagagactcaaacctgctccagcatgacgatgcccctgtgcacaaagcgagctccatgaagacatggtgtgtgaaggttggagtggaagaactcgagtgtcctgcacagagccctgacctcaaccccactgaacacctttgggatgaactggaacactgactgaaccccagacctcctcgacatcccaacatcagcgcctgacctcactaatgctcttgtagctgaatgatcacaaatccccacagccacgctccaacatctagtggaaagacttcgcagaagagtggagctcattataacagcaaacacacggggaataaatctggaatgagacgctCAACAGgtacatacgggtgtgatggtcaggggtgcacatacttttggcgatacagtgtaaatcacagctCAGTCAGTGCATCTGTAGCGACTCGTGAGCACTAAACATAACGGCTGATGAAGTCTGGCTAAATCGAAACAGGAGCCTGCAATCTGTCATCAGGACGTCActgtttctgtattaaatctGACAACTGAACAAAACAAACCCGTCCGAACCGCCCCAGGTCCAGACCCGGTGTGCTCACAGCTCGTCTCCGCCGTGGTCCAGGATCCATCATACAGCTTCCTGTGTGTTTTACTGATTCAGCATGACTGAGATACACAGTTTAACATGCAATAAACAGAGTCAGGCGCAATcgtgttatttacattttattatttttacacagaaacagcagaaatgtgtgtgtgagtgtgagcgtgtgagtgcgtgcgtgtgagtgtgtgtgtgatggagttcTCATGCAGCACACAGTACTGGAGCTTCATTTACAGGAAATACTAAAGAATAACCAGTGTGAGGCGTCtgtgtgagaaataaaatatatgtttattactTACAGTCACCACATGGACAGAgcatgtgacacacacacacacacacacacacacacacacacacacacacacacactattgttTTTATCCCACCACCACCGTGTCTTCATCAGGAAACTCGTAATACGGAACCTCCAGGTTGAGCGGAGCCGGACCTTTGCGGATGCGGCCCGAGGCGTCGTAGTGCGAGCCGTGACACGGGCAGTAGTAGCCTCCGAAGTCACCTGCGTTGGCGATTGGAACACAGCCCAGGTGAGTGCACACTCCGATGACGATGACCCACGAGGGTTTCTGGACGCGGTCTAGGTCGTGCTCAGGGTCACGCAGCTGAGACAGGTCCACTTCGGCCTCGGTGGCGATCTCTTTCTCGGTGCGGTGACGCACAAACAGCGGCTTCCCTCTCCACTTAAACGTCATGTTCTTGCCCTCGGGGATGTCCGACAGCTTGATCTcgatttgggacagggccaggACGTCGGCCGAGGCGCTCATGGAGGACACGAACTGCGTGACGGCCGTTTTGGCGGCATAGACCCCCACCACCGCCGTGGAACCCGTGATCAGGTAGGAGAACGTTCTCCTCGCATCACTGCTCTCCTGAGACGACTTCTTCGGGTCCATCACTTCAGGACGGCGATAATCGGAGAAATCCGGGACCCTGACGTCCGTGTGAGCGAAACGCACGCCGGcactcactgcaacacaaaataataaaacacaaacctgCATTAATGCGTTTCATAGCAGAGTTTACTTTCACCGCCATGCTGTTTTCACatttcatactgttttttttatttctgtgttttattcctgtaaaACTGCCTtttatttgtatgaaaagtGGAAAATAAAGATTTTGATGAATTTGCTTTTTCTCACCTGAAAACAAAGATTTATGAGATTATCACCTTTAAGTAGCACTAAAATATTATTcgagaataaatataaattatttccTAGCAAGTTCAACCGTGTAAACAACAGCGTCAGGGTCAAAcccgcgcatgcgcagtaggAGGCTAGCTGACAGGCTACAACCGACGCTAGCGTTAGCATGCTAACAGACGTCCTAGCTTACATCTAAATAATTCTTTAACGCAGCTAGATCGCTTTAAGaacaaaaatctaaataaagtaataaacacaTGTCTGAACAAAAAGTGTGAGATAAAATGGAGCATTATTAATAACGCATCACTGAGGAACTGCGAGTGTCCTTGAGTAGCACACAGCAGTGTTAGCTTAGCATAGCATAGCCAGGACGCGAGTCTCTAAGTGCCGCACCGAGCCGAACCGAGCCGAACCGAGCCGCACCACACAGAGTATAAAGGCCGCAGGTTACAGGGGAAGATTCGGGACTCGGCCCCGGACTCACCGTTCAGGCTGGCGGACACAGCGGGCCCTGTCCTGGGGCTCTGTCCGCTCAGAGACTCGCGGCAGAGGAACGGTCTCTTCGGGTCCAGCAGAACTTTATCACTTTTCAGCACCAGTCCGGGCACGAGAGCCTTCAGCGGCCCGGTAACGGCGAAGCTCGTGGCCTGTAAGTAGGGCGATAACGGCCCCGCGCGCGCAGCGACCGACATCATCGTTCCTGCCTGTAGGACTGCTCCAGCGGCCGAGGGGCGGGGCTTCTTCTCCTCGGGAAACAACTTCCGCTCAACGTTCCGAACGTCATGGCAGCGTGGTGACGTAATGACGCACCAGACGCCGGAGGCTGTTTGTTCACAAATGCTCGTGttaaaaaatgatgtaataCAATTTAAGAAAAGTGTTAATAAtataaagcttaaaaaaatcacatgtttaccttgtaataataacaacaacaaacaacaacaaacaatgCTACACCGACTACACCAAACACGCCTAAACGCCGACTACGCCAAACACGCCTAAACGCCGACTACGCCAAACACGCCTAAACGCCGACTACGCCAAACACGCCTAAACGCAGACTACGCCAAACACGCCTAAACGCCGACTACGCCAAACACGCCTAAACGCAGACTACGCCAAACACGCCTAAACGCCGACTACGCCAAACACGCCTAAACGCCGACTACGCCAAACACGCCTAAACACAGACTACGCCAAACACGCCTAAACGCAGACTAGAAGGAAACACGCCTAAACGCAGACTACGCCAAACACGCCTAAACGCCGACTACGCCAAACACGCCTAAACGCAGACTACGCCAAACACGCCTAAACGCCGACTACGCCAAACACGCCTAAACGCAGACTACGCCAAACACGCCTAAACGCAGACTACGCCAAACACGCCTAAACGCCGACTACGCCAAACACGCCTAAACGCAGACTACGCCAAACACGCCTAAACGCCGACTACGCCAAACACGCCTAAACGCCGACTACGCCAAACACGCCTAAACGCAGACTACGCCAAACACGCCTAAACGCAGACTAGAAGGAAACACGCCTAAACGCAGACTACACGAAACACGCCTAAACGCAGACTACGCCAAACACGCCTAAACGCAGACTACGCCAAACACGCCTAAACGCCGACTACGCCAAACACGCCTAAACGCCGACTACGCCAAACACGCCTAAACGCCGACTATGCCAAACACGCCTAAACGCCGACTACGCCAAACACGCCTAAACGCAGACTACGCCAAACACGCCTAAACGCCGACTACGCCAAACACGCCTAAACGCCGACTACGCCAAACACGCCTAAACGCAGACTAGAAGGAAACACGCCTAAACGCAGACTACGCCAAACACGCCTAAACGCCGACTACGCCAAACACGCCTAAACGCCGACTACGCCAAACACGCCTAAACGCCGACTACGCCAAACACGCCTAAACGCAGACTACGCCAAACACGCCTAAACGCAGACTACGCCAAACACGCCTAAACGCAGACTACGCCAAACACGCCAAAACGCCGACTACGCCAAACACGCCTAAACGCCGACTACGCCAAACACGCCTAAACGCAGACTACGCCAAACACGCCTAAACGTAGACTACGCCAAACACGCCTAAACGCAGACTAGAAGGAAACACGCCTAAACGCAGACTACGCCAAACACGCCTAAACGCCGACTACGCCAAACACGCCTAAACACCGACTACACCAAACACGCCTAAACGCCGACTACGCCAAACACGCCTAAACGCCGACTACGCCAAACACGCCTAAACGCCGACTACGCCAAACACGCCTAAACGCAGACTACGCCAAACACGCCTAAACGCCGACTACGCCAAACACGCCTAAACGCAGACTAGAAGGAAACACGCCTAAACGCCGACTACGCCAAACACGCCTAAACGCAGACTACACCAAACACGCCTAAACGCCGACTACGCCAAACACGCCTAAACGCAGACTAGAAGGAAACACGCCTAAACGCAGACTACACCAAACACGCCTAAACGCAGACTACaccaaacacagacagagagagagagagagacagagagacagacagagacagagagagagacagacagacagagagacagacagagagagagagagagagagacagacagagagacagacagagagagagagagagagagagagacagacagagagacagacagagagagagagagagagagagagacagacagagagagagagagagagagagagagagagagagacagacagagagacagacagacagagagagagagagagagagacagacagagagacagacagacagagagagagagagagagacagacagagagacagacagagagagagagagagagagagacagacagagagacagacagagagagagagagagagagagagagagagacagacagagagacagatgggtaAATCTGAGGGACATCAGTGTGATTCTGCTCCATGTTTTCTCGTTTATATAAGGGACGTGT carries:
- the LOC113523960 gene encoding cytochrome b-c1 complex subunit Rieske, mitochondrial yields the protein MMSVAARAGPLSPYLQATSFAVTGPLKALVPGLVLKSDKVLLDPKRPFLCRESLSGQSPRTGPAVSASLNVSAGVRFAHTDVRVPDFSDYRRPEVMDPKKSSQESSDARRTFSYLITGSTAVVGVYAAKTAVTQFVSSMSASADVLALSQIEIKLSDIPEGKNMTFKWRGKPLFVRHRTEKEIATEAEVDLSQLRDPEHDLDRVQKPSWVIVIGVCTHLGCVPIANAGDFGGYYCPCHGSHYDASGRIRKGPAPLNLEVPYYEFPDEDTVVVG